One genomic segment of Hordeum vulgare subsp. vulgare chromosome 2H, MorexV3_pseudomolecules_assembly, whole genome shotgun sequence includes these proteins:
- the LOC123429666 gene encoding uncharacterized protein LOC123429666 has protein sequence MADYVAVGAVADVYVEYHGEQDSADSSSGSDFEDEIVSLTDCEPDVVITAAEPAESDTYLLITDETGVVREVISSPQKHRTSSGRPQKHTVAGHDNVATAGHDNVAAGHDVVATGHDNVTEGPFSQVLDPSQHTVAAGHDVAAPEHDSASDSDSDFVYIPHSDDSGEDSEVVELRRHARKFKKRMRDSKSWIGSDATSAVPIDLIANMEQQIEAKQDDWKYDSSDEDYSYDEDSDGELVKRKSQFIRYNNDTEIPHFALSMVFRSKNQFCKALRRYGLVTKRSIRFIKSESDRVRAKCGWDGCPWLIYAAKRSRTARFQVITFNDHHECAQNRVNKLVTAKLVAQRYEHFILANPMWKIESMKKKNAHLTKTTKKNSRNEQASGSGTAPQAQASGSATASASATASTSATASARTTTVPQASAPGTKASRFKPPRKRVATTEAGPSTSGVTGRGAKRGRRKAASSIPSYSYFTCSGNY, from the exons ATGGCAGATTATGTGGCTGTTGGTGCTGTTGCAGATGTATATGTAGAGTACCATGGAGAACAAGATAGTGCTGACAGTAGTAGTGGCAGTGATTTTGAGGATGAGATAGTTTCATTGACAGATTGTGAACCTGATGTTGTGATCACAGCTGCAGAGCCTGCTGAATCTGACACTTATTTGCTTATCACTGATGAAACAGGTGTGGTCAGAGAAGTTATTAGCAGCCCACAGAAGCATAGAACAAGCAGTGGAAGGCCACAGAAGCATACAGTTGCAGGGCATGACAATGTTGCTACAGCAGGGCATGACAATGTTGCTGCAGGGCATGATGTTGTTGCAACAGGGCATGACAATGTTACTGAAGGacctttttctcaagtgcttgATCCAAGTCAACACACAGTTGCTGCAGGGCATGATGTTGCTGCACCAGAGCATGATTCTGCTTCTGATTCAGACAGTGACTTTGTGTACATTCCACACAGTGATGACAGTGGAGAAGATTCAGAGGTTGTGGAGCTAAGGAGACATGCCAGAAAGTTCAAGAAAAGAATGAGAGATAGCAAGAGCTGGATTGGAAGTGATGCAACAAGTGCAGTACCAATTGACCTTATTGCCAACATGGAGCAACaaatagaagcaaaacaagaTGACTGGAAGTATGATTCTTCTGATGAGGACTATAGCTATGATGAAGATTCAGATGGAGAGTTAGTGAAGAGAAAGAGCCAGTTCATCAGGTATAACAATGACACTGAGATACCACATTTTGCATTGAGCATGGTTTTTAGAAGCAAGAACCAATTCTGCAAAGCTTTGAGAAGATATGGTCTGGTTACTAAGAGGAGTATCAGATTCATTAAATCAGAGAGTGATAGAGTGAGGGCCAAGTGTGGATGGGATGGTTGCCCCTGGCTCATATATGCAGCAAAAAGGTCAAGAACAGCAAGATTTCAAGTTATCACTTTCAATGATCATCATGAATGTGCACAAAACAGAGTCAACAAGCTTGTGACAGCAAAGTTGGTTGCACAGAGGTATGAGCATTTCATACTAGCTAATCCTATGTGGAAAATAGagagcatgaagaagaagaatgcaCATCTCACTAAAACTACCAAGAAAAACAGCAGAAATGAG CAAGCATCAGGTTCTGGAACTGCCCCTCAAGCACAAGCATCTGGTTCTGCAACTGCATCAGCTTCTGCAACTGCATCAACTTCTGCAACTGCATCAGCTAGAACAACTACAGTTCCACAAGCTTCTGCACCTGGTACCAAGGCCAGCAGGTTCAAGCCACCAAGAAAAAGAGTGGCAACTACTGAAGCAGGACCATCTACTTCTGGAGTGACAGGAAGAGGAGCAAAGAGGGGAAGAAGGAAAGCTGCATCATCAATTCCAAGTTACAGCTACTTCACTTGCAGTGGGAACTACTAG
- the LOC123429667 gene encoding B3 domain-containing protein Os06g0194400-like codes for MAEPNSYEEQRRRQVEENKRKLDELRLHRLSTAVREAAVKPVPTEEPKLRYLRPPPPPTRRSGRVAGLPKQPDYRYSVDNTRRELPPAPVYATNEASTYAFTKAKELKNQLCSDQPSFIKPISNYSDARGPLGIPLQFREMYLPWCDETISLIDQEDVEFEMTYLAKHGAICSGWSLFSIGHKLADGDCLVFQLVQRTKFKVYIIGASSYYEQDHH; via the exons ATGGCGGAACCCAACTCGTACGAGGAGCAGCGCAGGAGGCAGGTGGAGGAGAACAAGCGGAAGCTGGACGAGCTGCGCCTGCACCGCCTCTCCACCGCCGTCCGCGAGGCCGCCGTCAAGCCCGTGCCG ACCGAGGAGCCGAAGCTGCGGTATCTtcgcccgccgccgcccccgacccGGCGGTCCGGCCGCGTCGCCGGTCTCCCCAAGCAACCTGATTATCGCTACTCCGTGGAT AATACCCGAAGGGAATTACCGCCTGCTCCAGTGTACGCGACCAATGAAGCTAGCACCTACGCCTTCACCAAGGCCAAAGAGCTCAAGAACCAGCTGTGCTCcgaccaaccctccttcatcaaGCCCATTTCTAACTACTCTGATGCACGTGGTCCTTTG GGCATCCCGTTGCAATTCAGAGAGATGTATCTCCCGTGGTGTGATGAGACCATCTCTCTGATCGATCAAGAGGATGTTGAGTTTGAGATGACTTACCTTGCGAAACATGGCGCCATCTGCTCTGGGTGGAGCTTGTTCTCCATCGGGCACAAGCTGGCTGATGGTGATTGCTTGGTGTTCCAGCTAGTTCAGAGGACAAAGTTCAAG GTATACATAATTGGTGCAAGTTCCTACTATGAACAGGACCACCATTGA